A single region of the Branchiostoma lanceolatum isolate klBraLanc5 chromosome 1, klBraLanc5.hap2, whole genome shotgun sequence genome encodes:
- the LOC136443353 gene encoding engulfment and cell motility protein 1-like — MSIIGDLALRSVVLESEGRRSRRETSGFSTMRRSRASREIIKVDVEDTAHVPFGTKHKDVVKVAVEMQGQTTQLVDLDQKESLEMIVEKLCEGWGVENSHYYSLSLVSHEGARGVYITEKNRYQIKNGSYLRVSTAPSKAARDIITRIKNRNRPMAEKKPVMQRLAQMSSDETFAVEFITSDGVTLLMDLVVSGVTTGENLGLVLAAFLALMDHGIVSWNSLNPRFVQRVASFVNKSTVAEAIIVQRALAILESIVLLSDAFGQVVSGQVSLQVLTEHFKSPAAEIQLNSVTLINALLIKATPAKAKEILDIINSRHVQGLILQGIIDGRRAVGAEMAHQLHVLQVLLFCCLDDRIQTELDPGDPEQLDKVRKLYALAFDRDLSAQGSALFAENKGAIRRSKVEYMENYKKLGFTNHTSPILDFEETPPGLLALDCMLYFAENHTESYNKLVFENSCRDDQYVCPFARCAIALTLLLCKMLQVGEPPLETGQDYHPMFFATPNAFEEVFCVCIQSLNKTWREMRAIHEDFDKVLDVCREQIGMALSHRPRSPTIFGTKLQDYSYHEIIRQIQDSRVSKLPLDGDVEPLCGLRKTITPGVVQLIKAHRLSHLVKGGLFQKFNKRRVKDKFWFCRLAPNFKAFHYGDAGEGTTPDIDQLSGKLDLADIKQLVTGKQCPHMKESRSQKDSVTPYAFSLLYYPDLSLDFVAPTKEMYDMWTDGISALLDQEMTSKTTKKEMEMLLSMEMRLALLDTEGLQLPSEPPPLPPEPDNYDFAVKL, encoded by the exons ATGTCTATTATCGGGGACCTGGCCTTGAGGAGTGTGGTGTTGGAGAGCGAGGGACGTCGGTCGCGACGCGAGACGTCTGGGTTCTCCACCATGCGACGTTCCCGCGCGTCCAGGGAGATCATCAAGGTGGACGTGGAGGACACGGCTCACGTGCCGTTCGGTACCAAACACAAGGACGTGGTGAAGGTAGCGGTGGAGATGCAGGGACAGACGACTCAGCTCGTGGACCTGGACCAGAAGGAGTCTCTGGAGATGATTGTGGAGAAGTTGTGTGAGGGGTGGGGTGTAGAGAACTCACACTACTACTCCCTGTCGCTAGTTTCGCACGAAGGAGCCCGAGGGGTCTACATTACAGAAAAGAATCGCTACCAGATCAAAAATGGCAGCTACCTGAGAGTCAGCACGGCGCCGTCTAAAGCGGCCAGGGACATCATAACCAGGATCAAGAACAGAAACAGACCCATGGCGGAGAAGAAGCCAGTCATGCAGAGACTAGCCCAGATGTCGTCGGACGAGACCTTCGCAGTGGAGTTCATCACCTCGGACGGAGTCACACTGTTGATGGATTTGGTGGTGTCTGGTGTGACGACGGGGGAGAACTTGGGGCTTGTCTTGGCAGCTTTCCTCGCCCTGATGGACCACGGCATCGTCTCCTGGAACTCTCTCAACCCCAGGTTCGTGCAGAGGGTCGCCAGCTTCGTCAACAAGAGCACGGTGGCGGAGGCCATCATTGTCCAGCGAGCCCTCGCCATCCTGGAGAGCATTGTGTTGCTAAGCGACGCGTTCGGCCAGGTGGTGTCCGGTCAGGTCAGCCTTCAAGTGTTGACGGAACATTTCAAGAGCCCGGCGGCGGAGATTCAGCTTAACTCTGTTACTTTAATCAACGCGCTGCTGATCAAGGCGACCCCGGCCAAGGCCAAGGAGATTCTAGACATCATCAACTCCCGTCACGTGCAAGGGCTGATCCTCCAGGGCATCATAGACGGACGGAGAGCGGTGGGCGCGGAGATGGCGCACCAACTGCACGTGCTGCAG GTGTTGCTGTTCTGTTGCCTTGACGACCGAATCCAGACCGAACTTGACCCCGGTGATCCCGAGCAGCTGGACAAGGTGCGCAAGCTGTACGCCCTCGCCTTTGACCGTGACCTCAGCGCGCAAGGGAGCGCGTTATTCGCCGAGAACAAGGGGGCCATCCGCCGGTCAAAAGTCGAGTATATGGAGAACTACAAGAAGCTGGGTTTCACCAACCATACGAGCCCCATCCTAGACTTTGAAGAAACGCCCCCTGGCCTGCTCGCCCTAGACTGCATGTTGTACTTCGCAGAGAATCACACAGAAAGCTACAACAAGCTGGTGTTTGAGAACTCCTGCAGGGATGACCAATACGTCTGTCCCTTCGCAAG GTGTGCCATTGCCCTCACCCTACTGCTCTGCAAAATGCTCCAGGTCGGAGAGCCCCCTCTTGAGACGGGTCAGGACTACCACCCCATGTTCTTCGCCACCCCAAACGCCTTTGAGGAGgtcttctgtgtctgtataCAGTCACTTAACAAG ACCTGGCGGGAAATGCGCGCCATCCACGAGGATTTCGACAAGGTGCTGGACGTGTGTCGGGAGCAGATCGGCATGGCGCTGTCCCACCGCCCGCGCAGTCCCACCATCTTCGGCACCAAGCTGCAGGACTACAGCTACCACGAGATCATCCGCCAGATCCAGGACAGCCGGGTGTCCAAGCTGCCTCTGGACGGGGACGTGGAGCCGTTATGCGGCCTGAGGAAGACCATCACCCCGGGTGTCGTCCAACTCATCAAGGCGCACCGCCTCTCCCACCTCGTCAAGGGCGGGCTCTTCCAGAAGTTCAACAAAAGGAGGGTCAAGGACAAGTTCTGGTTCTGTCGTCTCGCGCCGAACTTCAAGGCGTTCCACTACGGAGACGCCGGGGAGGGGACGACTCCCGACATCGACCAACTGAGCGGGAAACTGGACCTCGCTGACATCAAGCAGCTGGTGACAGGGAAACAGTGTCCCCACATGAAGGAGTCCCGCAGTCAGAAGGACAGCGTCACTCCGTACGCCTTCTCCCTCCTGTACTACCCGGACCTGTCGCTAGACTTTGTGGCGCCGACTAAGGAGATGTACGACATGTGGACGGACGGCATCAGCGCGCTGCTGGACCAGGAGATGACCAGTAAAACCACGAAGAAGGAGATGGAGATGTTGTTGTCCATGGAGATGAGACTAGCTCTGTTAGACACGGAGGGACTACAGCTCCCGTCCGAACCACCGCCACTGCCGCCGGAACCTGACAACTACGACTTCGCTGTCAAGTTATAG
- the LOC136443374 gene encoding NAD-dependent protein lipoamidase sirtuin-4, mitochondrial-like isoform X3 — protein sequence MRLILGKGTVNHIKSILGPTRKCYTTSSANTVFVEDLNFVPPTDSATSDDIQRLQDFVHASKRLLVITGAGLSTESGLPDYRSVKSPPQAGKDRPVIGPVMYQDFVKNTHVRRGNWARNYVGWPGFSSHRPNVSHRALVQWERRGKLHWLVTQNVDDLHRKAGSKKMTELHGSAFRAACLSCKHVVPRSELQQVISDMNPHWDAVPFEIRPDADVALTPEQIEGFRAPHCGKCGGPLKPDMVYFGECVPRDTVQLVFDKLEESDSVLVAGSSLHVYSAYRFVSAAHKQNKPVAILNIGPTRADKLAGLKINSRCGEVLTKLEI from the exons ATGCGTTTGATACTTGGTAAAGGTACCGTGAACCACATCAAGAGCATTCTCGGTCCAACCCGGAAGTGTTATACAACGTCGTCTGCTAACACTGTTTTCGTCGAAGACTTGAATTTCGTTCCTCCAACCGACTCGGCTACCTCTGACGACATTCAAAGACTACAGGACTTCGTCCACGCTTCCAAACGGCTGTTGGTGATCACAGGAGCTGGGCTGTCCACTGAATCCGGTCTCCCAGACTACCGCTCTGTCAAGAGCCCACCGCAGGCCGGCAAAGACCGGCCCGTCATCGGCCCTGTTATGTACCAAGACTTCGTGAAGAACACGCACGTTCGGCGGGGGAACTGGGCTAGGAACTACGTGGGGTGGCCCGGGTTCTCCTCTCACCGGCCTAACGTTTCTCACCGGGCGCTGGTGCAGTGGGAGCGGCGGGGGAAACTCCACTGGCTGGTGACACAGAACGTGGACGATCTACACAGGAAAGCCGGCAGTAAGAAGATGACAGAGCTCCATGGAAGCGCGTTCAGGGCGGCATGTCTGTCCTGTAAGCACGTGGTGCCGAGGTCGGAGCTACAGCAGGTGATATCGGACATGAACCCGCACTGGGACGCGGTACCCTTCGAGATCAGGCCGGACGCCGACGTCGCACTGACGCCGGAACAGATAGAGGGGTTTAGAGCGCCGCACTGCGG AAAGTGTGGCGGACCCCTGAAGCCTGACATGGTGTACTTCGGGGAGTGTGTGCCCAGGGATACGGTCCAGCTGGTCTTTGACAAACTGGAGGAGTCTGACAGCGTTCTGGTGGCCGGGTCTTCACTACAC GTGTATTCAGCCTACAGATTTGTGTCCGCCGCGCATAAACAGAACAAGCCCGTGGCCATCCTGAACATCGGACCGACACGAGCGGACAAACTAGCGGGGCTGAAAATCAACAGCAGATGCGGGGAAGTCCTGACCAAGTTAGAAATCTAA
- the LOC136443374 gene encoding NAD-dependent protein lipoamidase sirtuin-4, mitochondrial-like isoform X2, with protein MRLILGKGTVNHIKSILGPTRKCYTTSSANTVFVEDLNFVPPTDSATSDDIQRLQDFVHASKRLLVITGAGLSTESGLPDYRSVKSPPQAGKDRPVIGPVMYQDFVKNTHVRRGNWARNYVGWPGFSSHRPNVSHRALVQWERRGKLHWLVTQNVDDLHRKAGSKKMTELHGSAFRAACLSCKHVVPRSELQQVISDMNPHWDAVPFEIRPDADVALTPEQIEGFRAPHCGYCGGPLKPDMVYFGECVPRDTVQLVFDKLEESDSVLVAGSSLHVCKSSSMVYSAYRFVSAAHKQNKPVAILNIGPTRADKLAGLKINSRCGEVLTKLEI; from the exons ATGCGTTTGATACTTGGTAAAGGTACCGTGAACCACATCAAGAGCATTCTCGGTCCAACCCGGAAGTGTTATACAACGTCGTCTGCTAACACTGTTTTCGTCGAAGACTTGAATTTCGTTCCTCCAACCGACTCGGCTACCTCTGACGACATTCAAAGACTACAGGACTTCGTCCACGCTTCCAAACGGCTGTTGGTGATCACAGGAGCTGGGCTGTCCACTGAATCCGGTCTCCCAGACTACCGCTCTGTCAAGAGCCCACCGCAGGCCGGCAAAGACCGGCCCGTCATCGGCCCTGTTATGTACCAAGACTTCGTGAAGAACACGCACGTTCGGCGGGGGAACTGGGCTAGGAACTACGTGGGGTGGCCCGGGTTCTCCTCTCACCGGCCTAACGTTTCTCACCGGGCGCTGGTGCAGTGGGAGCGGCGGGGGAAACTCCACTGGCTGGTGACACAGAACGTGGACGATCTACACAGGAAAGCCGGCAGTAAGAAGATGACAGAGCTCCATGGAAGCGCGTTCAGGGCGGCATGTCTGTCCTGTAAGCACGTGGTGCCGAGGTCGGAGCTACAGCAGGTGATATCGGACATGAACCCGCACTGGGACGCGGTACCCTTCGAGATCAGGCCGGACGCCGACGTCGCACTGACGCCGGAACAGATAGAGGGGTTTAGAGCGCCGCACTGCGGGTAC TGTGGCGGACCCCTGAAGCCTGACATGGTGTACTTCGGGGAGTGTGTGCCCAGGGATACGGTCCAGCTGGTCTTTGACAAACTGGAGGAGTCTGACAGCGTTCTGGTGGCCGGGTCTTCACTACACGTCTGTAAATCTTCATCAATG GTGTATTCAGCCTACAGATTTGTGTCCGCCGCGCATAAACAGAACAAGCCCGTGGCCATCCTGAACATCGGACCGACACGAGCGGACAAACTAGCGGGGCTGAAAATCAACAGCAGATGCGGGGAAGTCCTGACCAAGTTAGAAATCTAA
- the LOC136443374 gene encoding NAD-dependent protein lipoamidase sirtuin-4, mitochondrial-like isoform X1: MRLILGKGTVNHIKSILGPTRKCYTTSSANTVFVEDLNFVPPTDSATSDDIQRLQDFVHASKRLLVITGAGLSTESGLPDYRSVKSPPQAGKDRPVIGPVMYQDFVKNTHVRRGNWARNYVGWPGFSSHRPNVSHRALVQWERRGKLHWLVTQNVDDLHRKAGSKKMTELHGSAFRAACLSCKHVVPRSELQQVISDMNPHWDAVPFEIRPDADVALTPEQIEGFRAPHCGKCGGPLKPDMVYFGECVPRDTVQLVFDKLEESDSVLVAGSSLHVCKSSSMVYSAYRFVSAAHKQNKPVAILNIGPTRADKLAGLKINSRCGEVLTKLEI; encoded by the exons ATGCGTTTGATACTTGGTAAAGGTACCGTGAACCACATCAAGAGCATTCTCGGTCCAACCCGGAAGTGTTATACAACGTCGTCTGCTAACACTGTTTTCGTCGAAGACTTGAATTTCGTTCCTCCAACCGACTCGGCTACCTCTGACGACATTCAAAGACTACAGGACTTCGTCCACGCTTCCAAACGGCTGTTGGTGATCACAGGAGCTGGGCTGTCCACTGAATCCGGTCTCCCAGACTACCGCTCTGTCAAGAGCCCACCGCAGGCCGGCAAAGACCGGCCCGTCATCGGCCCTGTTATGTACCAAGACTTCGTGAAGAACACGCACGTTCGGCGGGGGAACTGGGCTAGGAACTACGTGGGGTGGCCCGGGTTCTCCTCTCACCGGCCTAACGTTTCTCACCGGGCGCTGGTGCAGTGGGAGCGGCGGGGGAAACTCCACTGGCTGGTGACACAGAACGTGGACGATCTACACAGGAAAGCCGGCAGTAAGAAGATGACAGAGCTCCATGGAAGCGCGTTCAGGGCGGCATGTCTGTCCTGTAAGCACGTGGTGCCGAGGTCGGAGCTACAGCAGGTGATATCGGACATGAACCCGCACTGGGACGCGGTACCCTTCGAGATCAGGCCGGACGCCGACGTCGCACTGACGCCGGAACAGATAGAGGGGTTTAGAGCGCCGCACTGCGG AAAGTGTGGCGGACCCCTGAAGCCTGACATGGTGTACTTCGGGGAGTGTGTGCCCAGGGATACGGTCCAGCTGGTCTTTGACAAACTGGAGGAGTCTGACAGCGTTCTGGTGGCCGGGTCTTCACTACACGTCTGTAAATCTTCATCAATG GTGTATTCAGCCTACAGATTTGTGTCCGCCGCGCATAAACAGAACAAGCCCGTGGCCATCCTGAACATCGGACCGACACGAGCGGACAAACTAGCGGGGCTGAAAATCAACAGCAGATGCGGGGAAGTCCTGACCAAGTTAGAAATCTAA